From Aristaeella lactis, the proteins below share one genomic window:
- the yqeK gene encoding bis(5'-nucleosyl)-tetraphosphatase (symmetrical) YqeK: MAKKERIGIVGGRFDPVRSSHIHAALTLLDSGSVDRVLLLLSGEGALVPAEDRWKMLVAACACDKRLIPSRLCLDMDAGPGSDAVMKELSKLYPDAKLRLLPDVSDTSEVSVEEDLSVPVLEYCRCKGLCGFPHKMEHIDLWMDHLFTALKPRRYAHSLSVARTSVQLAELYGENPLKAEQAGLLHDCAKCLPIKDMQRIAVDNHLTDDPDVLASDALLHSIAGACLAEQLYGMTDPDVLEAIRFHNTGYPGMSRLAMCVCLADFMEPLRESFPLLEEVRVLSRSSLEKALLLSLEGTVDYVKSRGWYLYPRTCDTITWLRQVVR; encoded by the coding sequence TTGGCAAAAAAAGAGCGCATCGGCATCGTGGGGGGCAGGTTTGATCCTGTCCGATCCTCGCATATCCATGCGGCTCTCACTCTGCTGGACAGCGGTTCCGTGGACCGTGTTTTGCTGTTGCTGTCCGGTGAAGGAGCCCTCGTTCCGGCGGAAGACCGCTGGAAGATGCTCGTTGCCGCCTGCGCCTGTGATAAACGGCTCATCCCGTCCAGGCTTTGTCTGGATATGGATGCGGGTCCGGGTTCAGACGCCGTTATGAAAGAACTGTCCAAACTTTATCCGGACGCGAAGCTGCGCCTTCTGCCGGATGTTTCGGATACTTCTGAAGTTTCCGTTGAAGAGGATCTGTCCGTCCCGGTACTGGAATACTGCCGGTGTAAAGGCCTTTGCGGCTTCCCGCATAAGATGGAGCATATTGATCTGTGGATGGATCATCTTTTCACAGCGCTGAAGCCCAGACGCTATGCCCATTCCCTGAGCGTCGCCCGCACATCTGTTCAGCTGGCGGAACTGTACGGGGAAAACCCTTTGAAGGCGGAACAGGCCGGCCTTCTGCATGACTGCGCGAAATGCCTTCCTATAAAGGATATGCAGCGGATTGCTGTTGACAATCACCTCACGGATGACCCGGATGTCCTCGCCAGTGACGCCCTGCTCCATTCCATTGCCGGTGCCTGCCTGGCGGAACAGCTTTACGGCATGACTGATCCGGATGTACTGGAAGCCATCCGCTTCCATAACACCGGGTATCCGGGCATGTCCCGCCTGGCCATGTGTGTCTGCCTGGCGGATTTCATGGAACCGCTTCGGGAATCTTTCCCGCTGCTGGAAGAGGTCCGTGTTCTTTCCCGTTCTTCCCTCGAAAAGGCACTGCTCCTCTCCCTGGAAGGGACCGTTGATTATGTAAAGTCCAGGGGCTGGTATCTCTATCCCCGCACCTGTGACACCATTACCTGGCTTCGTCAGGTTGTCCGCTGA
- the cdaA gene encoding diadenylate cyclase CdaA, protein MNDIWSTIRGMAWSLTHRLGIIDVIDILIVAVIIYELLLLTRHTRGSALLKGLFLLFLIVLLSNILGLTSLNWLLLAVLQNGAIVLVVLFQPELRKALERMGRSRLITKGSHRNADEDTEVIIEEIVQTVVDLSRRRVGALLVFERKTGLQDVVETGTMLNSEISAPLLENIFEPNTPLHDGAVVIRDDRVMAAACILPLAEASGVIRGLGTRHRAAVGITENTDAAVIVVSEQTGIVSFAADGMLKRPFTVEDIKAFLHEFYTSRASGIGSILRRLKKRFTEEKTA, encoded by the coding sequence ATGAACGATATCTGGTCAACGATCCGCGGCATGGCCTGGAGCCTGACCCATCGTCTTGGAATCATCGACGTGATCGACATCCTGATCGTGGCAGTGATCATTTATGAGCTGCTGCTGCTGACCAGGCATACACGGGGAAGCGCCCTGCTGAAAGGCCTTTTCCTGCTGTTCCTGATCGTACTGCTGAGCAATATCCTCGGACTGACAAGCCTGAACTGGCTGCTGCTGGCTGTGCTGCAGAACGGTGCCATCGTACTGGTTGTCCTGTTCCAGCCTGAACTGCGCAAAGCGCTGGAGCGCATGGGACGCAGCAGGCTGATCACCAAGGGATCCCACCGGAATGCCGATGAAGACACCGAAGTGATCATTGAGGAAATCGTACAGACCGTAGTGGACCTGAGCCGGAGACGGGTTGGTGCCCTGCTTGTGTTTGAACGGAAAACCGGCCTTCAGGACGTGGTGGAGACGGGAACTATGCTGAACTCCGAAATCTCCGCCCCGCTGCTGGAGAATATTTTTGAACCGAATACCCCCCTGCATGACGGCGCTGTAGTCATCCGGGATGACCGGGTGATGGCGGCGGCCTGCATCCTGCCCCTTGCTGAAGCCAGCGGCGTGATCCGCGGACTAGGAACACGCCACCGGGCTGCTGTCGGCATTACCGAAAACACAGACGCTGCGGTGATCGTTGTTTCCGAGCAGACCGGTATTGTCAGTTTCGCGGCGGACGGCATGCTGAAACGGCCGTTTACCGTTGAGGATATCAAAGCATTCCTGCATGAGTTCTATACTTCCCGTGCATCGGGGATCGGTTCCATCCTCCGCAGGCTTAAGAAGAGATTTACGGAGGAAAAAACGGCATGA
- a CDS encoding ABC transporter ATP-binding protein, translated as MLHITKRFPGIIANDDITLQLRHGEIHALLGENGAGKSTLMSVLFGLYQAEEGTIKKDGVEVKINDPNDANDLGIGMVHQHFKLVECFTVLDNIILGDEPTGACGILKKAEARKKIIALSEKYGLQVDPDALVQDITVGMQQRTEILKMLYRDNEILIFDEPTAVLTPQEIEELMQIMRNLAAEGKSILFISHKLAEIMAVADRCTVLRKGKYIGTVETKNTTMEELSAMMVGRNVNFHVDKQPAHPGEVVLDIQHMTVASKAHNNNAVKDVSFQVRRGEIVCIAGIDGNGQTELVYGLTGLEPLVNGKILMDGKDITKASIRKRSMNGMSHIPEDRHKYGLVLDYSLEYNMILQTYFESRFTDRIGFLRRKNIRKYSDKLIEEYDVRSGQGSITPARAMSGGNQQKAIIAREIDKQPEVLVAVQPTRGLDVGAIEFIHKQLVAQRDAGKAVLLISLELDEVMDVPDRILVMYEGEIVGELDPKKTTQEELGLYMAGAKRDEVKKA; from the coding sequence ATGCTGCATATCACGAAAAGATTCCCCGGGATCATCGCGAACGATGATATTACCCTGCAGCTCAGGCACGGTGAGATTCATGCGCTGCTCGGTGAAAACGGCGCCGGAAAATCCACCCTGATGAGCGTGCTGTTCGGCCTGTACCAGGCGGAAGAGGGAACCATCAAAAAGGACGGTGTTGAGGTTAAGATCAACGACCCGAATGACGCGAACGACCTGGGAATCGGCATGGTTCACCAGCATTTTAAGCTGGTGGAATGCTTCACCGTGCTTGACAATATCATCCTCGGCGATGAACCCACCGGGGCCTGCGGAATCCTGAAAAAGGCAGAGGCCCGTAAAAAGATCATTGCGCTTTCCGAAAAATACGGACTGCAGGTTGATCCGGACGCCCTGGTACAGGATATCACCGTTGGCATGCAGCAGCGGACGGAAATTCTGAAGATGCTGTACCGGGACAACGAGATCCTGATCTTTGACGAACCGACCGCCGTGCTGACACCCCAGGAAATTGAGGAACTGATGCAGATCATGCGGAACCTGGCGGCGGAAGGAAAGTCCATCCTGTTCATCAGCCACAAGCTGGCGGAGATCATGGCGGTGGCTGACCGGTGCACGGTGCTCCGCAAGGGCAAATACATCGGAACGGTGGAAACGAAGAACACCACCATGGAAGAACTTTCCGCGATGATGGTGGGCCGGAACGTCAATTTCCATGTGGACAAGCAGCCTGCCCATCCCGGTGAGGTTGTGCTGGATATCCAGCATATGACCGTTGCCTCCAAAGCCCACAACAACAACGCCGTGAAGGACGTTTCCTTCCAGGTGCGGCGCGGAGAGATCGTCTGCATCGCCGGAATCGACGGCAACGGACAGACAGAACTGGTATACGGCCTGACCGGCCTGGAACCCCTGGTGAACGGCAAGATCCTGATGGACGGAAAGGATATCACCAAAGCTTCCATCCGGAAACGCTCCATGAACGGTATGAGCCATATTCCGGAAGACCGGCATAAATACGGCCTGGTACTGGATTACTCCCTGGAATACAACATGATCCTGCAGACCTATTTTGAATCCAGGTTCACGGACAGGATCGGATTCCTGAGAAGGAAGAACATCCGGAAGTATTCCGACAAGCTGATCGAGGAATATGACGTCCGTTCCGGACAGGGATCCATTACCCCGGCACGGGCTATGTCCGGCGGAAACCAGCAGAAGGCGATCATCGCCCGGGAAATCGACAAACAGCCCGAGGTCCTCGTGGCGGTGCAGCCGACCCGCGGCCTGGACGTGGGTGCCATCGAGTTCATCCATAAGCAGCTGGTGGCCCAGCGGGATGCCGGAAAGGCTGTACTGCTGATCTCCCTGGAGCTGGATGAGGTGATGGACGTTCCGGACCGGATCCTGGTGATGTATGAAGGCGAGATCGTGGGCGAACTGGATCCGAAAAAGACCACGCAGGAGGAGCTGGGCCTGTACATGGCCGGCGCGAAGAGGGATGAGGTGAAGAAGGCATGA
- a CDS encoding BMP family lipoprotein, translating to MKKFFALLLAAVMMLGMVSIASAESSMSVAMITDYGDITDQSFNQTTYEACKAFCEAATINFQYYKPASDSDEDRISSIEKAIDDGFNVIVMPGYAFGPAIQKVAPEYDDITFIALDVSEGDIGDLAAAVPANLYCAVYQEELCGYMAGYAAVKLGYKKLGFLGGMAVPAVVRYGYGFVQGADAAAAELGAEDVEIKYVYGNQFYGDADITAYMDTWYSNGTEIVFACGGGIFTSAGEAAQKAGGKVIGVDVDQKGTIDSMYGEGITVTSAMKGLAATVNTELASILNGEFAGGKVENLGLVSDNPEDNFVQIAPSTQFADGFTAEDYAALVVKMNAGEIKVSNAIDAEPATTAAKVEYLGNIK from the coding sequence ATGAAAAAGTTTTTTGCTCTGCTCCTGGCTGCTGTGATGATGCTGGGAATGGTATCCATCGCCTCTGCTGAGAGCAGCATGAGCGTCGCGATGATCACCGACTACGGTGACATCACCGACCAGTCCTTCAACCAGACCACCTACGAAGCCTGCAAGGCGTTCTGCGAAGCTGCCACCATCAACTTCCAGTACTACAAGCCCGCTTCCGACTCCGATGAAGACCGTATCTCCTCCATCGAGAAGGCCATTGATGACGGCTTCAACGTCATCGTGATGCCCGGCTACGCTTTCGGACCCGCGATCCAGAAGGTCGCTCCCGAATACGATGACATCACCTTCATCGCCCTGGACGTGAGCGAAGGCGACATCGGCGACCTGGCTGCCGCCGTTCCCGCCAACCTGTACTGCGCTGTGTATCAGGAAGAGCTGTGCGGCTACATGGCCGGCTACGCTGCTGTGAAGCTGGGCTATAAGAAGCTGGGCTTCCTGGGCGGCATGGCGGTTCCCGCCGTTGTCCGTTACGGCTACGGTTTTGTGCAGGGCGCTGACGCCGCTGCTGCCGAACTGGGCGCTGAAGACGTTGAAATCAAGTATGTATACGGCAACCAGTTCTACGGCGATGCTGACATCACCGCTTACATGGACACCTGGTACAGCAACGGCACCGAAATCGTGTTCGCCTGCGGCGGCGGTATCTTCACCTCTGCCGGTGAAGCGGCCCAGAAGGCCGGCGGCAAGGTCATCGGCGTTGACGTTGACCAGAAGGGCACCATCGACAGCATGTACGGTGAAGGCATCACCGTGACCTCCGCCATGAAGGGCCTGGCTGCCACGGTTAACACCGAGCTGGCTTCCATCCTGAACGGAGAATTTGCCGGCGGCAAGGTTGAGAACCTGGGCCTGGTTTCCGACAATCCCGAAGATAACTTCGTGCAGATCGCTCCTTCCACCCAGTTCGCTGACGGCTTCACCGCTGAAGATTACGCGGCCCTGGTCGTCAAGATGAACGCCGGTGAGATCAAAGTGTCCAACGCTATCGACGCTGAACCTGCCACGACTGCAGCGAAGGTTGAATACCTGGGCAACATCAAGTAA
- the rsfS gene encoding ribosome silencing factor → MQDQETVLRLARLLYDRKAQDIVVLNVTHLTVLCDTMVIASGRSNTQVSALADAVDEVMAQEGLDLRRSEGRREGRWIVLDYGQVIVHLFHRDERTFYGLDRLWNDGTNAAALPFDQTVAD, encoded by the coding sequence ATGCAGGATCAGGAAACCGTACTTCGTCTCGCCCGTCTCCTCTATGACCGCAAAGCCCAGGACATCGTTGTTCTGAACGTGACCCACCTGACCGTCCTGTGCGATACCATGGTCATCGCTTCCGGCCGCAGCAACACCCAGGTTTCCGCCCTTGCGGACGCCGTGGATGAGGTGATGGCTCAGGAAGGCCTGGATCTCCGCCGGAGTGAGGGCCGCCGTGAAGGCCGCTGGATCGTCCTGGATTACGGCCAGGTCATCGTCCATCTTTTCCACCGCGACGAACGTACCTTCTATGGCCTTGACCGGCTCTGGAACGACGGCACCAACGCCGCAGCTCTTCCCTTCGACCAAACAGTAGCAGATTAA
- a CDS encoding ABC transporter permease: protein MRKILKNEAVQAFLASILCILAGILIGYIVLLIINPAGAGESILNIIKNFFTWKRPQQQIKQLGNTLAKTMPLIMCSLSILFSYKVGLFNIGTAGQYVAGACASLYAALAWNWGWLPCMIFAMVCGSLLGAVTGLLKAYCNVNEVISGIMLNWISLYTANTLLTQVKETASPYTLYLNKENPGSLLPTLGLNKLFNNNEYVTLAVPLAIIAAIAVWIILSKTRFGYELKATGNNKNAARYAGMAQNRNIILTLMISGALAGLGASLLYQTGYMRWECTQSSVPAMGFNGIAAAFLGGLHPLGALFSSFFIQHITDGGQYVNTNFYSSQISDVISSVIIYLCGFVLFIKLIIRRSLKRHDEKKEAKQ from the coding sequence ATGAGAAAGATCCTGAAAAACGAAGCCGTGCAGGCTTTCCTCGCTTCGATCCTGTGTATCCTGGCCGGAATCCTGATCGGATATATTGTGCTGCTGATCATCAATCCCGCAGGTGCAGGGGAATCCATCCTGAACATCATCAAAAACTTCTTTACCTGGAAACGGCCGCAGCAGCAGATCAAGCAGCTGGGCAACACCCTGGCCAAGACCATGCCGCTGATCATGTGCTCCCTGAGCATCCTGTTTTCCTATAAGGTGGGCCTGTTCAACATCGGCACGGCCGGACAGTATGTGGCGGGTGCCTGCGCCAGCCTGTACGCCGCGCTGGCATGGAACTGGGGATGGCTCCCGTGCATGATCTTCGCGATGGTCTGCGGCTCCCTGCTCGGCGCCGTGACAGGCCTGCTGAAAGCCTACTGCAATGTGAATGAGGTCATTTCCGGTATCATGCTGAACTGGATCTCACTCTATACCGCAAATACGTTATTAACCCAGGTGAAGGAAACAGCCAGTCCGTACACCCTTTACCTGAACAAGGAGAATCCCGGTTCCCTGCTTCCGACACTGGGGCTGAACAAACTGTTCAACAACAATGAGTATGTCACACTGGCTGTCCCGCTCGCCATTATCGCCGCCATCGCGGTCTGGATCATCCTGAGCAAGACCCGGTTCGGCTATGAGCTGAAAGCCACAGGCAACAACAAGAATGCCGCCAGATACGCCGGCATGGCCCAGAACCGGAACATCATCCTGACACTGATGATCTCCGGCGCACTGGCAGGCCTGGGAGCCTCCCTGCTGTACCAGACCGGATACATGAGATGGGAATGCACCCAGTCCTCCGTTCCGGCCATGGGATTCAACGGAATCGCCGCCGCCTTCCTGGGCGGACTGCACCCGCTGGGCGCCCTGTTCTCCTCCTTCTTTATCCAGCACATCACCGACGGCGGACAGTATGTGAACACGAATTTCTATTCCTCACAGATTTCCGACGTGATCTCTTCCGTGATCATTTACCTGTGCGGTTTCGTACTGTTCATCAAACTGATCATCAGACGCTCCCTGAAACGGCATGATGAAAAGAAGGAGGCTAAACAATAA
- a CDS encoding CdaR family protein, whose translation MSEQKNKRDFRNTLIMLRDALKHLLLHNGWLKLIAIVISICLWAGLISQDESITRDKTFQDVRVTVQGTEIMKNNGYIVVSDLEGLTADFTAAVPQKQYEAADPSYYNIRLDLSRINQTGTQEINIDKSYSKQYGKVTSITPSSVTVEVENYKLKKIGVRASCPKPDGVWYDLTCDPTTFVIYGPQSIVDEVFFARVDIDPEDIDWTEGQYSGAFQFKLYNRAGQEVDASKITVTSANIETNSVIVTFTILPEKAFHASDLINITGTPAKGYKVNNVRFSPETIKVADSSDILDEMETLYLDSDTVNIDRAKEDVTTQIQVYKPTDNSQMVNGTTITVTVDIEPTEEEP comes from the coding sequence ATGAGCGAGCAGAAAAACAAAAGGGATTTCCGCAATACCCTCATTATGCTGCGGGACGCGCTGAAGCACCTGCTGCTGCATAACGGATGGCTGAAGCTGATCGCCATCGTTATTTCCATATGCCTCTGGGCCGGACTGATCTCCCAGGACGAAAGCATTACCCGGGACAAAACATTCCAGGACGTCAGGGTTACCGTACAGGGAACAGAGATCATGAAAAATAACGGCTATATCGTTGTGTCGGACCTGGAAGGCCTGACAGCCGATTTCACTGCCGCTGTACCGCAGAAACAATATGAAGCAGCCGATCCTTCTTATTACAATATCAGACTTGACCTGAGCCGGATCAACCAGACCGGTACACAGGAAATCAACATAGACAAATCCTATTCAAAACAATACGGTAAAGTGACTTCCATCACACCTTCTTCAGTGACAGTTGAGGTTGAAAACTATAAACTGAAGAAGATAGGTGTTCGCGCCTCCTGCCCCAAGCCGGATGGTGTCTGGTATGATCTCACCTGTGATCCTACAACATTTGTGATTTATGGACCGCAATCGATTGTTGATGAAGTGTTTTTCGCCAGAGTTGATATAGACCCTGAAGATATCGACTGGACGGAAGGTCAGTATTCCGGCGCTTTCCAGTTTAAACTGTACAACAGGGCAGGACAGGAAGTCGATGCTTCCAAGATAACTGTTACAAGCGCCAACATTGAAACAAACAGCGTTATCGTAACCTTTACGATCCTGCCAGAAAAGGCATTCCATGCCAGTGACCTGATCAATATAACGGGTACACCGGCCAAGGGATACAAGGTAAATAACGTCCGGTTTTCTCCAGAAACGATCAAGGTAGCGGACAGTTCAGACATCCTGGACGAGATGGAAACACTGTACCTTGACAGTGACACTGTCAATATAGACCGGGCGAAGGAAGACGTTACAACCCAGATCCAGGTGTATAAACCTACAGACAACTCTCAGATGGTGAATGGTACCACCATTACGGTCACTGTCGATATCGAACCGACAGAAGAAGAGCCGTAA
- the coaBC gene encoding bifunctional phosphopantothenoylcysteine decarboxylase/phosphopantothenate--cysteine ligase CoaBC → MDLTGREIVLGVTGGIAAYKSAELVSRLRHLGAKVHVIMTENATKFVSPLTFQTLSANPVVTDTFQAPEYWNVEHVALAKLADIFVIAPATANIIAKMATGIADDMLSTTVLATKAPVLVAPAMNTGMWTAAATQENIRILSERGVRFIGPESGILACGDEGAGRMSEPEAIAERICGMLSRGKDLAGLKVLVTAGATRERMDPVRYITNDSSGKMGFAICEAARDRGADVTAVFGSVSVPVPERVRKVPIESAQDLYDAMMKEAPGHDVIIQAAAVCDYRVDDKKATKIKKKAGEPLVLTLTENPDVAKAVGEIKKEGQILCGFAAETDHVKQNAQAKLKKKNLDLIIANDVTVPGAGFNVDTNIASLITEKGTEELPLMRKRELADVILDKVMEMRK, encoded by the coding sequence ATGGATCTGACCGGCAGGGAGATCGTGCTGGGAGTAACGGGAGGCATTGCCGCGTATAAAAGCGCGGAGCTTGTCTCCCGTTTGCGTCATCTTGGCGCGAAAGTTCATGTGATCATGACCGAAAACGCGACGAAGTTTGTTTCGCCGCTTACTTTTCAGACGCTTTCGGCGAATCCTGTCGTAACAGATACATTCCAGGCTCCTGAATACTGGAACGTGGAACATGTGGCCCTGGCGAAGCTCGCGGACATTTTCGTGATCGCTCCGGCCACAGCCAATATCATTGCCAAGATGGCGACGGGAATCGCGGATGACATGCTTTCCACGACTGTGCTGGCTACGAAAGCGCCTGTGCTTGTCGCTCCGGCGATGAACACCGGGATGTGGACAGCGGCTGCCACCCAGGAGAATATCCGGATCCTGAGTGAGCGCGGTGTCCGGTTTATCGGACCGGAAAGCGGTATCCTTGCCTGCGGCGATGAAGGCGCCGGCAGGATGAGCGAGCCGGAAGCCATTGCCGAAAGAATCTGCGGCATGCTCAGCCGGGGCAAAGACCTTGCCGGGCTGAAGGTGCTGGTGACAGCCGGAGCCACCCGGGAACGGATGGATCCCGTGCGTTATATCACGAATGATTCCAGCGGCAAGATGGGATTCGCGATCTGCGAGGCTGCCCGGGACAGGGGAGCGGATGTGACGGCTGTTTTCGGCAGCGTCAGCGTTCCCGTGCCGGAAAGAGTCCGCAAGGTTCCGATCGAGTCAGCGCAGGACCTGTATGACGCGATGATGAAGGAAGCCCCGGGGCACGACGTCATCATCCAGGCCGCGGCGGTATGCGATTACCGCGTGGATGATAAAAAAGCCACGAAGATCAAGAAAAAAGCCGGAGAACCGCTGGTCCTGACACTGACGGAAAACCCGGACGTGGCAAAAGCTGTCGGTGAAATCAAGAAAGAGGGACAGATCCTCTGCGGATTTGCCGCCGAGACGGACCATGTGAAACAGAACGCCCAGGCGAAACTGAAAAAGAAGAACCTGGACCTTATCATTGCCAATGACGTGACCGTGCCCGGAGCCGGATTCAACGTGGATACGAATATCGCCTCGCTGATTACCGAAAAGGGAACGGAAGAGCTGCCGCTGATGAGGAAGAGGGAACTGGCGGACGTGATACTGGATAAGGTAATGGAAATGAGGAAGTGA
- a CDS encoding ABC transporter permease, which produces MLLLIQYTLIFASVLMLVALGGCISEHSGVINLGLEGIMVIGALGGALVMSSAGITSPALMVILAMLAAALAGMLYSCLLGVAAIHFKADQTLVGTAMNLLATAGATVLVKAMNTAANPDNHSSEIEYIGARKMFIVNINGFEFNWFMLVAVIAVLLVYFLLYKNRFGLRLMACGEHPQAAGSVGINVYKMRWAGVLISGLLGGLGGLCYILAGVSLWKFENGVAGFGFLALAVMIFGQWKPTRIALAALLFGLFRALSNTYAGFPFLVSLNLPGNVYNMMPYIVCLIVLAFTSKASHAPKAEGIPYDKGSR; this is translated from the coding sequence ATGCTGCTTCTGATCCAATACACGCTGATCTTCGCCTCCGTACTGATGCTGGTGGCCCTGGGAGGATGTATCTCAGAGCATTCAGGCGTTATCAACCTGGGCCTGGAAGGAATTATGGTCATCGGCGCGCTGGGCGGTGCACTGGTGATGAGTTCTGCCGGGATCACATCTCCGGCACTGATGGTGATCCTCGCCATGCTGGCGGCAGCCCTGGCCGGTATGCTGTACTCGTGCCTGCTGGGTGTGGCGGCGATCCATTTCAAAGCGGACCAGACGCTGGTTGGTACGGCCATGAACCTGCTGGCCACCGCCGGCGCTACCGTGCTGGTGAAGGCCATGAACACGGCCGCGAACCCGGACAACCATTCTTCGGAAATTGAGTACATCGGCGCCCGGAAGATGTTCATCGTGAATATCAACGGGTTCGAGTTCAACTGGTTCATGCTGGTGGCCGTTATCGCGGTGCTGCTGGTATACTTCCTGCTTTACAAGAACCGGTTCGGCCTTCGCCTGATGGCTTGCGGCGAGCATCCCCAGGCGGCAGGCTCTGTAGGTATCAACGTATACAAGATGCGCTGGGCCGGCGTCCTGATCTCCGGACTGCTGGGCGGACTGGGCGGACTGTGCTACATCCTGGCCGGCGTATCCCTCTGGAAATTCGAGAACGGCGTGGCCGGCTTCGGTTTCCTGGCCCTGGCCGTTATGATCTTCGGCCAGTGGAAACCCACAAGGATCGCCCTGGCGGCGCTGCTGTTCGGCCTGTTCAGGGCGCTGAGCAACACCTACGCCGGATTCCCGTTCCTGGTTTCGCTGAACCTGCCCGGCAATGTGTACAACATGATGCCCTACATCGTCTGCCTGATCGTGCTTGCCTTTACATCCAAGGCGTCCCACGCGCCGAAGGCGGAAGGTATTCCATACGACAAGGGATCCAGATAA
- a CDS encoding SH3 domain-containing protein has translation MTNKKHLIIILALVLAMTAVLPVSGALADTATVKGGWLVLRAAPSFSGTILASYPSGTVVTLNGQNGSWYAVTAPDGMSGYMLGDYLQIVGSGNSSSGLTLIDSTAYVTSKNGLNVRLRSGPGKGYSIIGSYAPGTKCTVLSPGNNWCRIQIGSMTGYMMTSFLTSNASSAPAPAPQPQPVTDEYQVYVTSGNGKGVNLRSGPSKSYPAIGFYSVGTAAGMITRGATWSYIRVGNRYGYMMTQFLTESQPVVNPVVPVTGAYVVSANGRNVNLRSQPTTASSILRSFKPGTPVTVITRGTEWCFVLIDGYYGYMMKQFIYDGIYPATGTDLYF, from the coding sequence ATGACAAACAAGAAACATCTGATTATTATTCTCGCGCTGGTACTCGCGATGACGGCGGTCCTGCCCGTCAGCGGCGCGCTGGCCGATACAGCAACCGTCAAGGGCGGCTGGCTCGTGCTTCGGGCTGCCCCGTCCTTCAGCGGAACCATCCTGGCCAGCTATCCCAGCGGAACCGTAGTCACCCTGAACGGGCAGAACGGATCCTGGTACGCGGTAACAGCCCCGGACGGAATGAGCGGCTACATGCTGGGGGATTACCTGCAGATCGTCGGAAGCGGCAACAGCAGCAGCGGTCTGACCCTGATTGACAGCACAGCCTATGTTACCAGCAAAAACGGACTGAATGTCCGGCTGAGAAGCGGCCCCGGCAAGGGATATTCCATTATCGGATCCTATGCCCCCGGAACCAAGTGCACCGTGCTTTCTCCCGGAAACAACTGGTGCCGGATCCAGATCGGTTCCATGACCGGCTATATGATGACCAGCTTCCTGACGAGCAACGCGTCTTCCGCACCGGCACCCGCCCCGCAGCCCCAGCCGGTAACGGATGAATACCAGGTTTACGTGACAAGCGGAAACGGCAAGGGCGTTAACCTGCGCTCCGGCCCTTCCAAGTCCTATCCTGCCATCGGCTTCTACAGCGTGGGCACAGCAGCAGGGATGATCACCAGGGGAGCCACCTGGAGCTACATCCGCGTTGGCAACCGCTACGGATATATGATGACGCAGTTCCTGACCGAGAGCCAGCCAGTGGTGAATCCTGTTGTTCCGGTTACCGGTGCCTATGTGGTCAGCGCCAACGGACGGAACGTAAACCTGCGGTCCCAGCCGACCACGGCCAGCAGCATCCTCCGCTCCTTTAAACCCGGCACACCCGTGACGGTTATCACAAGGGGAACGGAATGGTGCTTTGTGCTGATCGACGGATACTACGGCTACATGATGAAACAGTTTATCTATGACGGTATATACCCCGCAACGGGCACGGATCTGTACTTCTAA
- the rpsT gene encoding 30S ribosomal protein S20: MPNIQSAKKRVKVSEKKNLQNRIVKSGMRTSIRKFDAAVAADAQNANEQLSATSAVIDKAASKGVIHKNAANRKKARLAKQLNKAANA; this comes from the coding sequence TTGCCGAATATCCAGTCCGCAAAGAAGCGCGTTAAGGTCAGCGAGAAGAAGAATCTTCAGAACCGTATTGTCAAGAGCGGAATGCGTACTTCCATCCGGAAGTTTGACGCCGCTGTTGCCGCTGATGCGCAGAACGCCAATGAGCAGCTTTCCGCGACTTCCGCAGTGATCGATAAGGCCGCGTCCAAGGGCGTGATCCATAAGAACGCCGCCAATCGGAAAAAGGCCCGCCTGGCCAAGCAGTTGAACAAGGCTGCCAATGCCTGA